TTAACTAAATTGAATCCTAAAAACAATCAAGAAAAAAAGCCCATTCATATAAAAATATTAACCACTGATGCCAATGGATATACTTTTGAATTTTCTGTACTTGGCAATGCGAAACAAAAACAACGTGGGTATGCTAAAGTGATAGCTACTCCTCCAACCGACTACAAATAGTTATAAGAAAGTTATGGAGTTAAAAACAATCAACAAAATCATAGCGATACTAATTATTCTGGCAAATTTCTATTTTGTTCCAGCAAGCTACACTACAATTCAAGACGGAGGTGGTGCTATGGGTTTGGGGATTATTATAGTTCCGATTTTATTTTCGATAAATTTACTGATTATACCTGCACTACTAACATTTGTTCGTAAATTCAGCGATAGTCTCCTTTTGTTTGTTGTTTTAATTTTAGGGTTGCTTTGGATATTATTTTGGCTTCATTTATTCAGTTAAATTGATGCCTCAAAGTCATCAAATCCTTTAAATATTATTTTTCTTTAATAATTTCTGCTAGTTTTTCGGTAAGTTGCTTTCGGCTGTAAGGAGCTAACCCTATGGGATAAGTTTTTAACCCTTGGTTTTGATATTGAGAAAACCACTGAAGAAGGGTGTTTTTCATTTTGAACTCGTCTTGATAGGCGATAAATATTCCTGTATTGGTTTGTTGTATGATTTTTGCTGCATCCCAATGCTCAGGGCCTACGGCAAATATAGGGCGTTGGGCTGCCATATATTCAAACAATTTTCCAGGAATAATTCCTTGAGTTTCTTCAGAATCAATTTCCAATAACAAAAGGATTTGTGATTTTTGTTGTAACTCAATTGAATCATTATGAGATATATATCCTAAATTTATTAAATAATTACTTAAATGATATTTTTTGATGTCAGCAATAACATCATCACTTATTTTTCCAGCTAAGCAAAATTGGAAATGACGGGCGAAATCTGTATTTTCTTGAATTAAATCGGATAACACTTTCCAAAGTAACTTCGGATTTCTATCCGATAGTAATGAGCCAATATGTGAAATTAAAAATCGGTCGGAAACCTTAGCTTTAGGTTGATTTTGAACATCATATCCGTTGGTAATGACTGTTATCGGACGATTAGTCAAGCGTTTAAATTCTTCTTGCGTTTTAAAACTGGTAACCACAATTTGGTCTGCCATATTTAAAACTTGTTTTTCCCATTGTTTGTGACGTTTTGCTGCCCAAGACGTTAAACGTAAATCTTTATGATAACCAATGCTCGTCCAAGGGTCGCGAAAATCACTAATCCACTGTATGTTAGGGATTTGTTTTTTTAAATAATACCCTATGAGCTGAACACTATGAGGAGGTGAAGTAGTTATAATGGTTTGAATATCATTATTTTTGATATACTGAGTAAGGTAATTTACAGAAGGTTTTACCCAAAACTTTCTTGCATCAGGAATGAATAAATTGCCTCGAATCCAAAGCATTGTCTTATCTAAAAATCCTACTTTTTTTCGAGGAATAATCCCAGAACTGATTTTTTCTGTTTTCTTTTTTGAAAAAAGAGCTGCTAAACGATAAGGTTCCCAAATCGGGTATCTGATAATTTCAATATCTTTTGGAATATCCTGTCCTATTTCTTGGTCTATTAGTGGATAATTCGCTTTTTCAGGAATAAATACTATGGGTTCAATACCAAAATCACGAAGGTATTTTACAAATTTAAGCCAACGTTGCACTCCTGGTCCACCTGCTGGAGACCAATAATAAGTGATTATGAGTACTTTTTGTTTGGACTTCATACAAACTTTACAAAAAATATCAAGCAATAAATAAAATATTGCTTGATATTTAGCTTATAATTAGGATATTAGTACGCAAAAAGCGGACGATTTTCCATAAATTCATTAACTTTTTCAGCGATAGCCTCTAAAGCCTCGTCATCTTTATGGTTGACAATGGCACTATCAATAAATTCAGCGATTTGCAACATATCTTGCTGCTTTAAACCGCGTGTGGTGATTGCTGAAACCCCTATACGAATACCACTGGTAACAAAAGGAGAACGAGTGTCAAACGGAACCATATTTTTATTTACCGTGATATCTGCTTTACCTAAAGCTTCTTCGGCTTCTTTTCCAGTGATATTTTTATTACGTAAATCAATAAGCATCATATGATTATCTGTTCCTTTAGAGATAATATCATAGCCTTTGCTTACCAAAATTTCGGCTAATTTTTTTGCATTTTTTTGAATTTGAATGGCGTAATGTAAAAAGTCGTCAGATAAACACTCACCGAAAGCAATGGCTTTAGCTGCGATAATGTGTTCTAACGGACCTCCTTGATTTCCTGGAAAAACAGCGCTATCTAATAAAGACGACATCATACGAACTTCTCCCTTTAGGGTTTTTAATCCGAATGGATTTTCAAAATCTTTACCCATCAAAATAAGTCCGCCACGAGGTCCACGTAGTGTTTTGTGCGTAGTGGTAGCCACAATATGACAATGCGGAATAGGATCATTGAGTAACCCTTTGGCAATCAACCCAGCTGGATGTGAAATATCAGCAAAAAGAATAGCGCCTACCTTATCGGCAATTTCACGAAATCTTTTGAAATCAATATCGCGAGAATAAGCTGAAGCTCCAGCAATGATCAGTTGTGGCTTTTCTCTTTCGGCTATTTCTTGTATCTTGTCATAATTCAATCGTCCAGTTTCTTGTTCTACACCATAAAAAACAGGTTGATATAACTTTCCAGAAAAATTAACTGGTGAACCGTGTGTCAGGTGTCCACCGTGCGAAAGGTCAAAACCTAAAATTTTATCACCAGGTTTTAAACAAGCTGCATAAACCGCTGTGTTGGCTTGTGACCCTGAATGTGGCTGTACGTTAGCATACTCAGCACCGAAAAGTGCCTTAGCTCTGTCAATGGCTATTTGTTCAATTTCATCAACTACCTCGCAGCCTCCATAATATCTTCTACCAGGATAACCTTCTGCATATTTGTTAGTTAATATAGAACCTGCCGCTTCCATAACTTGGTCACTAACAAAATTCTCCGATGCAATTAGCTCAATACCGTGTATTTGTCTTTCTTTTTCGTCTTCAATGAGTTCAAAAATTTGCTGGTCACGTTGCATATCAAATTAGATAATTAAAATTAAGTGTCAAAAGTAAGTATTCTGTGTCAGAAAATAAAATTTTTGATATGGCAAAAAACAAAAATTGGATAAAGTACCATTACTTTACCCAATTTGAACTGAATCTCAAAGGTGTGTTTATTGCTTTCTAGCTAACAAAACTGCTCCAGC
This genomic window from Capnocytophaga canimorsus contains:
- a CDS encoding glycosyltransferase family 4 protein, yielding MKSKQKVLIITYYWSPAGGPGVQRWLKFVKYLRDFGIEPIVFIPEKANYPLIDQEIGQDIPKDIEIIRYPIWEPYRLAALFSKKKTEKISSGIIPRKKVGFLDKTMLWIRGNLFIPDARKFWVKPSVNYLTQYIKNNDIQTIITTSPPHSVQLIGYYLKKQIPNIQWISDFRDPWTSIGYHKDLRLTSWAAKRHKQWEKQVLNMADQIVVTSFKTQEEFKRLTNRPITVITNGYDVQNQPKAKVSDRFLISHIGSLLSDRNPKLLWKVLSDLIQENTDFARHFQFCLAGKISDDVIADIKKYHLSNYLINLGYISHNDSIELQQKSQILLLLEIDSEETQGIIPGKLFEYMAAQRPIFAVGPEHWDAAKIIQQTNTGIFIAYQDEFKMKNTLLQWFSQYQNQGLKTYPIGLAPYSRKQLTEKLAEIIKEK
- the glyA gene encoding serine hydroxymethyltransferase; translated protein: MQRDQQIFELIEDEKERQIHGIELIASENFVSDQVMEAAGSILTNKYAEGYPGRRYYGGCEVVDEIEQIAIDRAKALFGAEYANVQPHSGSQANTAVYAACLKPGDKILGFDLSHGGHLTHGSPVNFSGKLYQPVFYGVEQETGRLNYDKIQEIAEREKPQLIIAGASAYSRDIDFKRFREIADKVGAILFADISHPAGLIAKGLLNDPIPHCHIVATTTHKTLRGPRGGLILMGKDFENPFGLKTLKGEVRMMSSLLDSAVFPGNQGGPLEHIIAAKAIAFGECLSDDFLHYAIQIQKNAKKLAEILVSKGYDIISKGTDNHMMLIDLRNKNITGKEAEEALGKADITVNKNMVPFDTRSPFVTSGIRIGVSAITTRGLKQQDMLQIAEFIDSAIVNHKDDEALEAIAEKVNEFMENRPLFAY